The following is a genomic window from Pseudophryne corroboree isolate aPseCor3 chromosome 3, aPseCor3.hap2, whole genome shotgun sequence.
ctgctgggaatgggacattatacagtaacaccaggggatgtgtctgggtgatgactggagaggtgactgctgggaatggggcattatacagtaacaccaggggatgtgtctgggtgatgactggagaggtgactgctgggaatgggacattatacagtaacaccaggggatgtgtctgggtgatgactggagaggtgactgctgggaatgggacattatacagtaacaccagggatgtgtctgggtgatgactggagaggtgactgcaacaccaggggatgtgtctgggtgatgactggagaggtgactgctgggaatggggcattatacagtaacaccaggggatgtgtctgggtgatgactgtatcactgtgtgtgtcaggttcctataaggtgtcaggatgtcactgtctatgtctccatgcaggagggggagtatatagaggaacacagtgctctatacaaggacgtgatgatggagaatcaccggcccctcacatcactgggtaagaggagactgtcatgtactgTAGAGggcagagcaggtatgggggccccctatatacacacatcatctgataatcacatatatacactgtactcagtcaatgtgtctcctacagatgggcccagtaacagagataccccagagagatgtccccgtcctctgtgttcccaggattgtacagaggagaatcacaggatccctcaggaggatcaggtaggtgggatttagggtctcaccaatataccaaagtgactgtcactatatgatctgtagagaaactgtgtgtcttatacactgacatTATACTGTCTAATCTTGAAGAAATTAGACCCTACTGAAGTTTTGTCTTGTTATTTATTTAGGGAGAAGGGCTGACTGttattaaggtagaagatatagagggagaagaagagacgtatgtgactgatatgaaggcagaagatacagagggagaagaagagacgtatgtgactgatatgaaggcagaagatgcagagggagaagaagagacgtatgtgaggggtgatcagcagtgtaaggaggagaagATCCCTACAGATACCAGCACAGGTGAGTAACACTAACACTGTCCTGTTGCTCTCCTATCTCATCAGTGATTGTCTCCACTGAAGCTACAATATAACTTAGTAGCTTGTCTTTGATGGACTTGTAGCAGCTGCTTCATGGTCTCTTTTTGCTATCTATAAATGCACATGTAGGACTGTAAGAAGCATGGATAGCATGTGCTGCttacacagatgtatcctcagtcaCCAATTCTTTTTACAGCACATGGCATGGCTTAAACCCTTCACTGGTAGAATTTCTGGACTTGCACCTACCCATGTATACCCCGGCTGTCTGGACATGTCAGGTTATTCTGAGTGGCTGTTAGAACCTGGTATGTATTTTTCTCTCTACTGTTCCTTGCCTGGGAACACAATTCAGGCAGACCTTGGGTGCCGCGGTGGTATCCCTGCTATGAAGCTCTGCCTGCAGGTAGGGTGGTCTCAAAAAGGATAAACTACCTCTGTTGCTGGTGTGTTTTTGGGACGCCTGTCTCCGCCTTCCAGTGTTGTAGGGAGTCTGCATTGTGCACTGGAGTTCATTGTAGTGTTTCTACCGACAGCaggtatgtttttgttttgtttttaataaaatttCCTCCCCTACCCTCCAAGTTAGCTAAAGGAGTGTGTGTAGCAGAGGTTCAGGGGAAGGGAGAAGGGAGAGAGCGGTTGTACAATTGTGTTTCCCGCTGGCTCTTGTACAAGTGGAGAGGAGTCTTTAGTGGGCCATCCTGTGGACTTGTCTCTTTACTCACttttgtgcccaaggagggaggaatTTGTTTTCCACCAGAGCCAAAGTTTTTTCATGAAAAGCGTGCCAAACTGTTGTactgttgtttattttttttttagattctctGTTATTGGAAGGATTTTACATCGGATCTCCTCAAGAGGATTTTATGGAGGATTTAGAACAGGATCTATGATTATCTCCTCCTGAGGATAACCGGGATAATATTTGGTGGTAAAACCTTGGTTCGGATGGTAAAACAAGTTTTACGTGTTTTGGATTTAGTTAAGCCTGGAAGTCCAATTACTTATCTTTTCAAAAGGAATTGAAGGTAAACCTTGTTCAGACTTGTTTTGCTTTATTCTTAATTAAGAATCAGGCCATTAGTTATCTTGGTGGAACAGATTCAGGAACCTGCAGCATTTTTCTGGGAGAAGCAGAGTGGATGCAGGATTGATTATTGCTCATAACTGGCTATGAACATGGCTTGCAGACTCAAAATGAAAAATGGACTGTAAACCTTTTGTAAGTTCTTTGCAGTTCATACGTTGATAAGATCATAGAGTTATCTATGGGAGGAAACAGTAAATTTCACCTTCCTTCCCTTCAAAGGAAAAAGGTTCTTCCTTCATTTCTTTCGCATGCCAGGCAAACCCAGAGGTCCTTCCTTCAGACCTCTCCTTCCCAAGAAGGTCGTGCAAGAGAAATACAGGCCTGGACAGGGTGTTACCCAGCTCCCCGACATTCCAATGAACCTGCAGCATGATGGGGGTTTCTCCCATCCAGAAGTTTCTGTGGTGGGAACCCATCTACTTTTGTTAAAGTCAGTGTGGCAAAAGATCACTTACGGTGACTGCGTGCTAGATAGACCTTTTGCATTCCTATCCTCATTAAATCTTACTACAAACCTTCTTATAGCGCAGTGCCAAAAGGGAGATATTCAAGCTCTTTAGTAATGCTTGTTACTTCAGAACAGAGAGGAGTAGGTTTCTACTCCAAGATGTTCCCGGTTCAGAAGTCATAGCCAGTATGGAAGATGGAGAATTTAAGGCAGTAGACATACAAGATGCCTATATCTATGTTCCCATTGAAAGGGACATCAACATCTTAATTTTGCTGTCCAAGAAAATCACTTGCACTCTTTATCTTCCCCCTTCGGACTTTCTACCTCCCCGTGTATTTTCTCAAAGAACATGGCTGTCATGGTGGCTCATCTGAGGACATTGGGGAAGGGGGGTGATAGTAATCCCAGACTTAGATGACCTCATGGTCAAAACTTATTCAATAGAGGTCATAAGGACCCAGATGCACATGGCAGAGTTAGATTTTATTTCTCACAGCTGGATTGTCAATCATGTGAAATCCAAGTATGTTCCATCTCTGAAGATGTGTTCTTAGCTGTGATCTTCGACCTTTTAAGCTGTCCAGCTTGCCCGGTTCCACTCTCAGGAGTTCCAGACAGAACCTATCCTGAAGTGGAACAAATCTCACCTGCGCATTTCTCAACATATAAGGTTGTTTCCAAAGACTCGTCTATCTCCCTCTTGGTGGTGGTTGGTCGATTACTGAAACAATGGAttcccatatgccatttggaattggACTTCAGTTTCAACAAATGCCAGTCTCCGGTTGTGTGGGGAGCGGTAACTATACACTCCCATATTTTTATGGTTGATGGACACCAGAGGAGTTTATACTTCCCATCAATGTCCTCAAACCATGGGCAATTTTCTtccctttatccaatgcacaggatCTTCTCTGGGGAAACCCAGTAAAATCTAATTAGACAGTACCCAACCCATAAAGAAGACTTTCGGACTCATGACTTGGGGAAAACAAAAAAGCATGTTCCAGCCGTCGTCTTCATGGGCATACAAAAATGGAAAGCAAAATACCTGAGTAGGCAGGACTTTGAATGGTCTTTCCATCTGGAGATATTTCAACTTATTTTGGAGAACTGGTATGTTGAATGTTGTCATGATGGCATCCTGGCACATGTACAAGGTGAGCACTTACTGTTCTCAGAATAGTGACCCTGCAACCGTATATATCAACACCATGGTTGTTCCATTGCGTTTCTTCTTTATCTGTCCTCCCCTTCCCCAGTAAAAATGCTACCAGGGGTTCTGAAGCAAATGAGAGAGGCTACAAATCATTTTCATGGCCTGAGATTGGTAGAGCTTGGTATTCCAATCTAGTCACTTTATTGGCAGTTTGTCTGTAACGTCTGAGATTGGAAGAGCTTGGTATTCCAATCTAGTCACTTTATTGGCAGCTTGTCTGTAACGTCTCTAAACTGTTCTGATCTGTTATCTCAAGGGTCCCATCAATCATCTGGGTTTACAACAATTGGTGTTGACAGGGTGTCTTTTGAAGCCACCATTTTAAAATCTACGGCCCTCTGTGACAGTGTAATACAAACTATGTCTAGTGATGAGAAAAGAAGAATTTTCCCACTTCAACATTGCCTGTGGATAGACTCCTCCTGTTTCGGGGTGGATGCTGGTTGCGGTTATGATCCTCAAAGGTGCAGATAATCTGTTCTTCTTCTGGAGGCATCTATTCTTATTTGGAGATAATGAGACCTTCTTACAGGGTGTGTGCAGATATGGGACCTCGTACTGATGATTAGGTCATTAAAATAATCTTACTTTGAGCCCTTGTATTTGTTAGACCTTTAATCTCACTTGGAAAACCATTTTGCTTCTGCTTTGAGGTTTCTAAACTTCTTGTTTTTATCTTTACTTTGGTGTTTTATCTACTCTTTATCTTTTGGTGTTCCGTGATGTCAttctttaaacaaaaaaaaatcgcTCCTTTCCAGCCAAAAGTGGTTTCCAAATTCCACATTAACTATCAGATTGTGGTATCTTCCATGGACCAGCAGGGTTAAAGCAGCACTGATGATGATCCTCTTCGACTTTTGGTTGTAGTATGTGTGTTGCAAATATATGTCCAAAATATACAGTACTTTCATCGTTCAGATGATTGTTTTGTTTTGTAAGACTTTCGCAAGAATGGATGGCCTGCTATGAAAGACAAACCATAGCCGGATGGATAACATCTGTTAACAGTCAGGCTTTCCAGTGTCGGGGttcctgtactgtactgtcatgGCTCTGCGTTGTACACAATTAATGGGGGGGTTTGGTCTTCCATGCACAAATTCACTAGATTCTATTGTTTTGACACCTTTGCTGCTCAAGATGTGAAATTTGGCCTAAAGTCCTACAATCAGCTACAGAGTTCTTCTCCCACGAGGAACGCTTTGTAATGTCCACAGTGAAGGAGAAAGTGAGAGGTTTGTACTGTAAAATCCATTTCTCAGATTCTATGGGGGACACTGGACTCTCTCCTCTGCTCTTTTATTATATCTTTCTTTTTTTTGTGATCCATCCATGTGGATTGTGCGTACAattttttcctctctcttccctGTTCTCTGCCTCTGTtttggtactttaaaaaaaaaatacagccatgGTATAAAGTGGAAGAAGCTTGCTTCAAAACAGTTTGAGTTTTTAAAGTGCTATGCTCATCACACAACCATCTATGCCCCAGTGTTCCAGTGTCCCCCAAGGAATTGAAAAAATGGATTTACGGGTAAgttaaaaaattctgtgtgtctcacTCCCATACGtgagcctatggggtatatgcaattgcggtcgaattgccggcaaagtcgaaaaacggggcattttcgacaaaaaaaaaaacatctcgaattggattcgacaatgcaatacagtactttgacaaaaaaacatccgtttcagattcgactttttcaaattcgacagttgtcaaattcgacatgtctgcactgttaaaaatgtggcttttcggcaaaaatatattcaattgaagaatgtcgattcgacaacagtgcttatcGACagtaatttcattccgcctcactttgctagcggaatctaataaaaaaaaatgaaaacatgtttttttttattgctaatagcatatctatttatattagaagggattatgtacttgggttGTCTataaggagacacaagtattatttatagattgttttaaataatattttttttaactgactaaaatagagagcatggttttcagtgggaaggggtgggaatgggttaaaatcacgaaaaaaaatgcgtgggggtcccccctcctaagcataaccagcctcgggctctttgagccggtcctggttgtaaaaatacgggggggaaatggacagtggATCCCCCGTatgtttagaaccagcaccgggctctgcgtccggtcctggtgcaaaaaatacaggggacaaaaagcgtagaggtcccccatattttttgaaccagcaccgggctccactagctggagagataatgccaccgccgggggacacttttataccagtccctgcggccgtggcattaattacccagctagtcacccctggctggggtaccctggaggagtgaggaccccttaaatcaaggcccccctagccctccagccacccaagggccaggggtgaagcccgaggctgtcccccccccatccatgggctgctgatagccttgtgtaaaatcaaagaatattgttttttttgcagaagcaagcctcccccgcacgctggtacttggagaaccactagtaccagcatgcgggggtaaaacgggcccgctggtacctgtagttcttctgcaaaaaaaatacccaaataaaaacagtacacacacatcgtgaaagtaaaactgtattacatacatgctgacacacacatacttacctatcttcacttgccgactgTGTCTACGTCTCCAagtctgtcgacgtctccaagaatccggggtacctgaaaataaaattatactcacctaaatccagtgtgtcctgttctttttttgtaatccacgtacttggcaaaaaaacaaaccgcatacccgatccacgcactgaaaggggtcccatgtttacacatgggacccctttccccgaatgccgggaccccccgtgactcctgtcacagagagtcccttcagccaatcagggagcaccacgtcgtggcactctcctgattggctatgcgcgtctgagctgtcagatagcgcatcgcacagccgcaccattatcttcaatggtgggaactttgcggtcagcggtgaggttactcgcgctactgtttttatttgggtaatttttttgcagaagaactacaggtaccagcgggcccgttttatccccgcatgctggtacttgtggttcttcaagtaccagcgtgcgggggaggcttgctgggacttgtagttcttctgcaaaaaaaacaatattctttgattttacacaaggctatcagcctcccatccgcagcccatggatggggtggacagactctggcttcacccctggcccttgggtggctggaggggggggaccccttgatttaaggggtccccactcctccagggtaccccggccaggggtgactagttgggtatttcatgccacggccgcagggaccggtataaaagtgtcccccggctgtggcattatctctccagctagtggagcccggtgctggttcaaaaaatacgggggacccctacgctttttgtcccccgtattttttgcatcaggaccggatgcagagcccggtgctggttgtaaaaatacgggggatcccctgtccattccccccccccccccgtatttttacaaccaggaccggctcaaagagcccgaggctggttatgcttaggaaggcggatcccacgcaatttttttctgcgttttttaaccattttggaaaagtcgaatccaggacgcacttatccgtcaatttgtccgtttttcgacagcgggactgtcgaatccgttttttattgaatatgtcgaattccggcacccgacgGACGGAATTCGACggacgaattgtgtcgaatttaaaaacaggcgaaaaaagctgcaattcgcccggaattgcatatacccctatgttggcAATTTGTGGGGTGATCATATTCCAACATCTGCATCAGTAATTGTTTTTTTATGTAGCACCCACACAGACTGTAAATAGTTTTTCCACTTGAATTTTTGGGAAGTAGCATTACTTCGACTTGCAGGAAAGAGAACGAAAGgcaaatgcatttatattttttcCATTTAGAAATACCATCTACAAATCCTTTGCGGTTCATGCTTAAGGAATAATTAATTTTCCAGAACTACAAAGAACAGGATTGTACATAAAAGGATCTGTTCTACAAAAATATTTTAGCTTTTAAATAATTTGAATGAAACAAGACTGTCCCAGTGTCTGTAGGTGCCAAGACAGGAAAAATTGGCCACCCCTTCCCAGGCTTTACTTGTAATTCTCCATTATCACCAGATAGcactgatttgtttacatttcccaGACTAGAGGAGATATGGTCATTTAAATACCCTCCTACACCATCCTATGCCCCTTTTGTTACATCATCTCACACACACAGGAATGGGGTAGGTAAGTTTTTTGTTTTCCACCTTTGAACTCCTTCACTGCTGAGGAGCTTGACTTGCCTTTAGCTCATTTGAGGTGCAGTATATGCTGAGAACTATCCCCCTACTCATTCTTAGAACTAAAGGAATAAAACTTCTAAGCCTCTTGCACTGACTAATAGTATGAAATTatgttatttccagcagatggattcACAAGCAGCGATCCCTTGGATGGACATCTTGTTTTATCTACAAACTGTAAAATAAAAGATAAACTCATACGAGAATCCTCAGAAGAAAAGCCTGATACTCTAAATATACATTCAGTAGGTATTGGTGTGCCCTTTAATCTTGAGGAATGTTCTCCTGATGAATCAGTTCTTACTGCGCATAGTACAACTGGTACAGGTGACACAGTTttgccatgttctgaatgtggtagTTGTGTTAAGTCCATTTTCTGTGGGAAATGCTGTACAGACAAATCCCATCTTGTCAGTCATCAGAGAAGTCCAACcaatgagaaaccatttccatgttctgagtgtgggaaaatgtTTACACGAAAATCAAGTCTTGTTACCCAtctgaaaagtcacacaggtgatcagccatttccatgttctgagtgtggaaaatgttttacaaagatatctgatcttgttagacatgaaagaagtcacacaggtgagaagccatttccatgttctgagtgtggggaaCGGTTTatgcagaaatcatatcttgttagacatcagataagtcacacaggtgagaagccatttccatgctctgaatgtgggaaatgtttttcacaaaaatcagctcttgttatacatcagagaagtcacacaggtgagaaaccgtttccatgttctgagtgtggaagatGTTTCACACAAGCATCTCATCTTAATAcacatcagagacatcacacaggtgagaagccttttgtgtgctctgagtgtgggaaatgttttgagcGCAAGTCACGTCTTCTTGAACATAAGATGCGTCATACAGGtcagagaccatttccatgttctgagtgtggaaaatgttttataagAAAATCACatcttgctacacatcagagacTTCACATacatgagaaaccatttccatgttctgaatgtgggaaatgttttttacagGAATCACATCGTATTAGACatgagagatgtcacacaggtgagaaaccatttgtaTGCTCcgagtgcaggaaatgttttagaaagAAATCATATCTTCTTAAACATCagaaaacacacacaggtgagaagccatttccatgttctgagtgtgggaaatgttttatgcgGAAATCATGTcttcttagacatcagagaagtcacacaggtgagaagccatttccatgctctgaatgtgggaaatgtttttcacacaaatcagctcttgttgttcatcagagaagtcacacaggtgacaaaccatttccatgttctgggtttgagaaatgttttacacagaaatcaaatcttgttagacatcagaaaatACAGAAAGGAGAACAGCTATTCCTATAAGCGAGCAGACATGAAACAAGTTTTAGCAATACATTAAAGATGTCACATGCCAGACTGGCGGGCCCTGTTACTGTCGCTATGTGGCGTCGCCTCTCTCCCAGGTTGTCAGAATTTCTCCCATGCGGTATTGCTGCCAAGGATTGTTTTCCCCACGTGGAGCTTCCACCACCGGGACATGGTCAATGCAATATTACCTGCAATCAGCTGAACACTGCTTTTACAGTCTCTGGCCTTGTTCACTTCACATGACCCTTGGTGATTTATCAGCAGCCAGGGTGCCATATAAGTCTTTCCCTGGTGATGGTCCTTTGCCAGAACTTCTGCAGTCTGCTCACTAGCTTCCTGTGTCCTGTTCCAGAGTTTGGCTCAACAGTCCAGTGTACGCCATCCGCTGTCTGCTGCTGCGATGCTCCCAGTGCCAGTCACTACTACTGGTCACTCTCcagagtttccagtgtgttcctgtgatacttccAACGCCAGTCactattgctgggcgctctccaccgtTTAtaatgtgttcctgtgatactccaaccACTAGTCATTACTACTGGGAGTTCTcctgtttccagtgtgttcctgtaatGCTTCCAGCACTAGTCAGTACTATGGAGTGCTCTCTACGGTttgcagtgtgttcctgtgatactcccagtgcaagtcactactactgggcgctCTTCACAATTTCCAGTGTACTCTCATTGTTATTCTTTACAATTTGGAACTCATCCCAGTTTCCagtatactatgtgctgctgtgtTAACCCTTTATGCTAGTGTCCTC
Proteins encoded in this region:
- the LOC135054529 gene encoding gastrula zinc finger protein XlCGF26.1-like isoform X1; its protein translation is MMENHRPLTSLDGPSNRDTPERCPRPLCSQDCTEENHRIPQEDQGEGLTVIKVEDIEGEEETYVTDMKAEDTEGEEETYVTDMKAEDAEGEEETYVRGDQQCKEEKIPTDTSTADGFTSSDPLDGHLVLSTNCKIKDKLIRESSEEKPDTLNIHSVGIGVPFNLEECSPDESVLTAHSTTGTGDTVLPCSECGSCVKSIFCGKCCTDKSHLVSHQRSPTNEKPFPCSECGKMFTRKSSLVTHLKSHTGDQPFPCSECGKCFTKISDLVRHERSHTGEKPFPCSECGERFMQKSYLVRHQISHTGEKPFPCSECGKCFSQKSALVIHQRSHTGEKPFPCSECGRCFTQASHLNTHQRHHTGEKPFVCSECGKCFERKSRLLEHKMRHTGQRPFPCSECGKCFIRKSHLATHQRLHIHEKPFPCSECGKCFLQESHRIRHERCHTGEKPFVCSECRKCFRKKSYLLKHQKTHTGEKPFPCSECGKCFMRKSCLLRHQRSHTGEKPFPCSECGKCFSHKSALVVHQRSHTGDKPFPCSGFEKCFTQKSNLVRHQKIQKGEQLFL
- the LOC135054529 gene encoding gastrula zinc finger protein XlCGF26.1-like isoform X2; the protein is MMENHRPLTSLDGPSNRDTPERCPRPLCSQDCTEENHRIPQEDQGEGLTVIKVEDIEGEEETYVTDMKAEDTEGEEETYVTDMKAEDAEGEEETYVRGDQQCKEEKIPTDTSTDGFTSSDPLDGHLVLSTNCKIKDKLIRESSEEKPDTLNIHSVGIGVPFNLEECSPDESVLTAHSTTGTGDTVLPCSECGSCVKSIFCGKCCTDKSHLVSHQRSPTNEKPFPCSECGKMFTRKSSLVTHLKSHTGDQPFPCSECGKCFTKISDLVRHERSHTGEKPFPCSECGERFMQKSYLVRHQISHTGEKPFPCSECGKCFSQKSALVIHQRSHTGEKPFPCSECGRCFTQASHLNTHQRHHTGEKPFVCSECGKCFERKSRLLEHKMRHTGQRPFPCSECGKCFIRKSHLATHQRLHIHEKPFPCSECGKCFLQESHRIRHERCHTGEKPFVCSECRKCFRKKSYLLKHQKTHTGEKPFPCSECGKCFMRKSCLLRHQRSHTGEKPFPCSECGKCFSHKSALVVHQRSHTGDKPFPCSGFEKCFTQKSNLVRHQKIQKGEQLFL